A region from the Branchiostoma lanceolatum isolate klBraLanc5 chromosome 2, klBraLanc5.hap2, whole genome shotgun sequence genome encodes:
- the LOC136427256 gene encoding uncharacterized protein isoform X1 yields MAEATLSDQEVMCTNFSFPSHGNKILQGLNKQRLDSSLCDVTITVQGQQYKAHKSVLAAYSPYFHGMFTVNWLSSEGDLVMELDGVTSQAFNSLLKLIYTSVLTVSPTIISEVVSAATYLDMPDVVAVCNQYMEKNVTGKIVRPEDHGTGPAGLEVGDSDDDDVGTETTIFANAEDDWTVNLQDISTAARSGEASIKHIGEETVIEQPKAAKKKRRWKDEHGSFTCETCGKLFTSRSSYKQHMYGHRSGKRHTCKAAGPKVLKAGIVKLKKKKKKKWETRDPIDGSRIACTCGVGDLQYTGDRCGTARCSCYRQYRMCSPKCYCKHCTNNVPITKPDSIVASCSCGKNDKARGENLSLERCVMSLRCACCKANRPCGRHCRCYNCGNKADVATAQDPPKGDASLVKEVPDLKEHYDRYLAKHRVKVIKGSVADILEKMKTSGTPGPSPSLHIPLPHSQAQTRPKQTVPSKGCSCGKNDKKKGGTSRCVMDVRCACIKASRPCGRNCHCCNCGNKADGPVTTAQAPSKGDASLVKEGPAPGQQSVPQHKVLEGSVGAMLENMRTSGTTKTAEGQTVTGGQDHRNTRNEPSKDAQTTELASAVAWIQSSQVQAEPVRPLPAVQVPNSQAPAVGGVMKWLCVSRVVQPVKVTGSLHVVSGNNVASPSNTGSQPSSVADASSQQTQMTPEANNINREKQIVDQETLDSETRSCTPEAATASSSDGQDNDSMKRCSPDKSKKDSQQASKDQSEGEAVEDEAPTENLQNRAEESVPEDHLQSSSTREKLGQTEKRVRTRNKRPSQSLQPTIVLTRLYLRSNRVNVKELESMDENAPRQASTPSKPSVGETPDTREPRDSERHPSSNIPKGRAPKAKKRQRKKKPVSKQEATKEMETTNTGRESGTNVGMQEAQGDGSWSSRLRRDRKRTWKSTSGEWVSVSDSGDSDEEHSDNSFEKDYASNSDVSSDEDEALEDEEESEDKELQLRKKALLKKQRSGPKKHKPNTIGDLLEKGEDPNKSLQEIVSEQQGKQKRRKRAPAKGPKKAASSVPVRQLLKSRKKEEGPKVIPGWLEEWKKSLSPGTKHTPGSKVAKKSGKEGEGSGVSVEQRDQAPSAGPSTQHQAVPVHHAGTEEEQSTTDQQPAVHTDSATIKDTVIVEEL; encoded by the exons ATGGCTGAAGCAACCCTCAGCGACCAAGAGGTGATGTGTACGAACTTCAGCTTCCCTTCCCATGGCAACAAGATTCTCCAGGGTTTGAACAAGCAGCGGTTGGATTCCTCCTTGTGCGATGTCACCATCACCGTTCAGGGTCAGCAGTACAAAGCACACAAGTCCGTGCTGGCTGCGTACAGTCCGTACTTCCACGGCATGTTCACAGTCAACTGGCTGTCCAGTGAAGGAGACCTTGTGATGGAGCTTGATGGAGTCACATCCCAAGCTTTCAACTCCCTCCTTAAACTAATCTACACATCAGTCCTGACCGTTTCACCTACGATCATCTCAGAGGTCGTGTCGGCAGCCACGTATCTCGACATGCCTGATGTCGTCGCCGTCTGCAACCAGTACATGGAGAAGAACGTCACGGGTAAGATCGTCCGTCCTGAAGACCATGGGACAGGTCCAGCTGGGTTAGAAGTTGGTGACTCAGATGACGACGATGTTGGCACAGAGACTACCATCTTTGCGAACGCTGAAGATGACTGGACCGTCAACCTCCAAGATATCAGTACGGCAGCTAGGTCTGGCGAGGCAAGTATAAAGCATATTGGAGAGGAGACTGTCATAGAGCAGCCCAAGGCGGCGAAGAAGAAGCGACGCTGGAAGGACGAACATGGGTCGTTCACCTGCGAGACCTGCGGCAAACTTTTCACCTCACGGTCTTCATACAAACAGCACATGTATGGCCATCGCAGTGGAAAGAGGCATACTTGCAAG GCTGCTGGTCCAAAAGTGTTAAAGGCGGGAATTGTGAagttgaaaaagaagaagaagaagaagtgggAAACCAGGGATCCTATAGATGGGTCCAGAATAGCCTGCACTTGTGGTGTCGGTGACCTACAGTACACAGGAGACAGGTGCGGCACTGCAAGATGTTCCTGTTACCGACAATACAGAATGTGTAGTCCAAAGTGCTATTGCAAGCATTGCACAAACAATGTGCCAATAACAAAGCCAGACTCAATCGTTGCAAGTTGCAGCTGTGGCAAAAACGACAAAGCACGAGGAGAAAACCTGTCTCTGGAAAGGTGCGTCATGAGCTTGCGTTGCGCTTGCTGCAAGGCAAACCGCCCCTGCGGAAGGCACTGTCGTTGTTATAACTGTGGAAACAAAGCTGATGTTGCCACTGCACAGGACCCTCCAAAAGGAGATGCAAGCCTCGTCAAAGAAGTTCCTGATCTTAAAGAACATTATGACAGGTATTTAGCTAAACATAGGGTCAAAGTGATAAAAGGGAGTGTGGCAGACATTTTGGAAAAGATGAAAACTTCAGGCACACCAGGACCATCACCTTCTTTACATATCCCTCTTCCACATTCCCAAGCACAAACCAGGCCTAAACAAACTGTGCCATCCAAAGGTTGCAGTTGTGGcaaaaatgacaagaaaaagGGAGGAACATCAAGGTGTGTCATGGATGTGCGTTGTGCTTGCATCAAAGCAAGTCGGCCCTGTGGCAGGAACTGTCATTGTTGTAATTGTGGAAATAAAGCTGACGGCCCTGTCACTACTGCACAGGCCCCTTCAAAAGGGGATGCAAGCCTTGTAAAAGAAGGTCCTGCGCCTGGACAACAGTCTGTACCTCAACATAAAGTTTTAGAAGGAAGTGTGGGAGCCATGTTGGAAAATATGAGAACTTCAGGCACAACCAAGACTGCAGAAGGACAGACTGTCACAGGTGGTCAAGACCACAGAAACACAAGGAATGAGCCAAGTAAAGATGCACAGACAACAGAACTTGCATCAGCGGTCGCATGGATTCAGTCCTCGCAGGTGCAGGCAGAACCTGTTAGGCCTTTGCCTGCTGTACAGGTTCCAAATTCCCAAGCACCAGCTGTTGGTGGTGTTATGAAATGGCTCTGCGTATCGCGTGTGGTCCAGCCTGTGAAAGTGACGGGGTCTTTGCATGTTGTAAGCGGCAACAACGTAGCATCGCCTTCCAACACAGGATCCCAGCCTTCCAGCGTTGCTGACGCCAGCAGTCAACAAACTCAGATGACACCAGAAGCAAATAACATCAACAGAGAAAAACAAATAGTAGATCAGGAAACATTGGATTCTGAGACTAGGTCGTGTACTCCAGAAGCTGCTACTGCATCATCAAGTGATGGACAAGATAATGACAGTATGAAAAGATGCAGTCCAGATAAATCGAAAAAAGATTCTCAGCAAGCATCAAAAGATCAATCGGAAGGGGAGGCAGTTGAAGATGAAGCTCCCACTGAAAATCTGCAAAATAGAGCTGAAGAAAGCGTGCCAGAAGACCACCTGCAAAGCTCTAGCACTAGAGAGAAACTGGGGCAAACAGAGAAAAGAGTAAGAACACGCAATAAGAGGCCAAGCCAATCACTTCAGCCAACCATTGTACTCACAAGACTTTATTTGAGATCAAATCGTGTAAACGTTAAGGAGCTAGAGAGCATGGATGAAAATGCCCCCAGGCAAGCAAGCACTCCATCTAAACCCAGTGTTGGAGAAACACCTGATACAAGGGAACCCCGTGATTCAGAACGGCATCCTTCATCCAACATCCCGAAAGGCAGGGCTCCCAAAGCAAAGAAGAGGCAGCGAAAGAAAAAACCTGTTAGTAAACAAGAAGCCACCAAGGAAATGGAAACAACAAATACAGGGCGGGAGTCTGGAACAAATGTAGGCATGCAGGAAGCTCAGGGTGATGGTAGCTGGTCCAGTAGACTAAGAAGAgacagaaaaagaacctggaaaAGTACCTCTGGGGAGTGGGTCTCTGTGTCAGATTCAGGTGACTCAGATGAAGAACACTCCGACAATTCGTTTGAGAAAGACTACGCGTCTAACTCAGACGTGTCTTCTGATGAAGACGAAGCTctagaagatgaagaagagtcGGAAGATAAAGAGTTGCAACTCAGGAAGAAAGCACTACTGAAGAAGCAACGTTCTGGACCAAAGAAGCATAAACCAAACACCATAGGAGACCTTTTGGAAAAAGGAGAAGACCCAAATAAATCCCTACAAGAGATTGTTTCGGAACAACAAGGGAAACAGAAGCGACGTAAACGGGCCCCCGCTAAAGGTCCCAAGAAGGCTGCCTCTTCAGTCCCTGTACGTCAACTCTTGAAGTcacgaaaaaaagaagaaggtCCAAAAGTGATCCCAGGTTGGTTGGAGGAATGGAAGAAGTCCCTTTCCCCAGGAACTAAGCATACTCCTGGATCAAAAGTAGCGAAGAAGAGTGGGAAGGAGGGAGAAGGTAGTGGTGTATCTGTAGAGCAAAGGGATCAGGCTCCAAGTGCTGGACCATCAACTCAACATCAGGCAGTACCGGTACATCATGCTGGGACAGAAGAAGAACAAAGCACAACAGATCAGCAACCTGCCGTGCATACAGATAGCGCAACAATTAAAGACACTGTCATCGTTGAGGAACTATGA
- the LOC136427256 gene encoding zinc finger and BTB domain-containing protein 17-like isoform X2 — MAEATLSDQEVMCTNFSFPSHGNKILQGLNKQRLDSSLCDVTITVQGQQYKAHKSVLAAYSPYFHGMFTVNWLSSEGDLVMELDGVTSQAFNSLLKLIYTSVLTVSPTIISEVVSAATYLDMPDVVAVCNQYMEKNVTGKIVRPEDHGTGPAGLEVGDSDDDDVGTETTIFANAEDDWTVNLQDISTAARSGEASIKHIGEETVIEQPKAAKKKRRWKDEHGSFTCETCGKLFTSRSSYKQHMYGHRSGKRHTCKFCSKRFTYASHLQNHMSVHSVDRPHKCPQCPSSFKRKDQLKFHQRIHSGFRPYQCKLCDKTFYHSGSFNEHMKVHTGTKAHQCRFCNKGFTSRNNMLRHQELHSSDGKYKISYKCKECKAKFPTRKMVSLHQKQEHGDKKCFVCGEMCKGGRDGLIEHTRFLHSGEKKRLGDENGASSSQQGVVYQCDMCETVFEMRADLVEHIKTHANDPILKCPYCQERHKGTYKLNVHMNMHAGQRMMVPKLDTSSGAIVIVMPGSQGQDSESLKSADNIEETTSDNPAAEKVVPQGGKVCLLGDVPESPGKEQVSKGAVLAADSSDQGQATPSKGKQSRPAKGTVAEKLGQLRSQDGENRKAGTGDGETPVGTGRRGRGRGRGRGRRSSRPSLSPGYRPILPSSLMNPPGSTPLRPRGPQQPIIILQSQTGVGHVQPVVLAVPPASPGVVMLPRGLTVPQQPGNVVISAKPGQ, encoded by the exons ATGGCTGAAGCAACCCTCAGCGACCAAGAGGTGATGTGTACGAACTTCAGCTTCCCTTCCCATGGCAACAAGATTCTCCAGGGTTTGAACAAGCAGCGGTTGGATTCCTCCTTGTGCGATGTCACCATCACCGTTCAGGGTCAGCAGTACAAAGCACACAAGTCCGTGCTGGCTGCGTACAGTCCGTACTTCCACGGCATGTTCACAGTCAACTGGCTGTCCAGTGAAGGAGACCTTGTGATGGAGCTTGATGGAGTCACATCCCAAGCTTTCAACTCCCTCCTTAAACTAATCTACACATCAGTCCTGACCGTTTCACCTACGATCATCTCAGAGGTCGTGTCGGCAGCCACGTATCTCGACATGCCTGATGTCGTCGCCGTCTGCAACCAGTACATGGAGAAGAACGTCACGGGTAAGATCGTCCGTCCTGAAGACCATGGGACAGGTCCAGCTGGGTTAGAAGTTGGTGACTCAGATGACGACGATGTTGGCACAGAGACTACCATCTTTGCGAACGCTGAAGATGACTGGACCGTCAACCTCCAAGATATCAGTACGGCAGCTAGGTCTGGCGAGGCAAGTATAAAGCATATTGGAGAGGAGACTGTCATAGAGCAGCCCAAGGCGGCGAAGAAGAAGCGACGCTGGAAGGACGAACATGGGTCGTTCACCTGCGAGACCTGCGGCAAACTTTTCACCTCACGGTCTTCATACAAACAGCACATGTATGGCCATCGCAGTGGAAAGAGGCATACTTGCAAG TTCTGCAGTAAGCGCTTCACGTACGCCTCCCATCTGCAAAACCACATGTCCGTTCACTCTGTGGACAGGCCACACAAGTGTCCTCAGTGTCCCTCCAGCTTCAAGAGGAAAGACCAGCTCAAGTTCCACCAGAGGATCCACTCAGGGTTCAGGCCCTACCAGTGTAAGCTGTGTGACAAGACCTTTTACCACTCAG GATCCTTCAATGAACACATGAAAGTCCACACGGGCACTAAAGCACACCAGTGTCGCTTCTGCAACAAAGGGTTCACCAGTCGCAACAACATGCTCCGCCACCAAGAGCTACACTCAtccgacggaaaatacaagaTATCCTACAAATGTAAGGAATGCAAAGCGAAATTCCCGACCAGAAAAATGGTCTCCCTTCACCAAAAGCAGGAACACGGCGACAAGAAATGTTTCGTCTGTGGAGAGATGTGTAAAGGAGGGAGGGATGGGTTGATAGAACACACCAGATTCCTCCATTCAGGGGAAAAGAAAAGGCTAGGGGACGAAAACGGTGCATCCAGCTCTCAACAAGGTGTTGTCTACCAGTGTGACATGTGCGAGACTGTGTTTGAGATGAGGGCAGATCTAGTagaacacataaaaacacacgCGAACGATCCAATCCTGAAGTGTCCGTACTGCCAGGAGAGACACAAAGGGACGTATAAGCTAAACGTACACATGAACATGCATGCAGGACAGAGAATGATGGTGCCCAAACTGGACACGAGTAGCGGTGCTATAGTTATTGTCATGCCAGGTTCCCAGGGACAGGACAGTGAGTCCCTTAAGAGTGCAGACAATATAGAAGAGACAACTTCAGATAATCCAGCAGCAGAGAAGGTCGTGCCTCAAGGTGGGAAGGTCTGTCTGTTAGGGGATGTTCCAGAGAGCCCAGGTAAGGAGCAAGTGTCCAAGGGGGCTGTGTtagcagcagacagttcagatCAAGGCCAAGCTACTCCAAGCAAAGGAAAACAGAGCAGACCAGCAAAGGGGACCGTTGCAGAGAAGTTGGGACAGTTGAGATCACAAGATGGGGAGAACAGAAAGGCAGGCACAGGGGATGGGGAGACTCCAGTAGGAACTGGAAGGAGAGGCAGGGGAAGAGGTAGAG GTAGAGGAAGACGAAGCTCCAGACCATCGCTGTCACCAGGTTACCGCCCCATCCTCCCCAGCAGCCTGATGAACCCCCCGGGGTCCACCCCGCTGAGACCCAGGGGTCCGCAGCAACCCATAATCATTCTTCAGTCCCAGACAGGGGTGGGGCATGTACAGCCTGTAGTGCTGGCTGTGCCCCCGGCCTCACCAGGTGTGGTCATGTTGCCTCGAGGGCTGACAGTGCCCCAACAGCCTGGCAATGTTGTCATATCTGCTAAACCTGGACAGTGA